AAAGCATATGAGGTACCAGAAATGGGGCGCACCGCCAAAGGCTTACCCATTGTCAACCTCATTCAGATTGAAAAGGGTGAGCGGATAACTGCCATGATTCCTGTCAAGGAATTTAGCAGCGATCATTTTCTCCTTTTTGCAACGAAAGAAGGTATTGTTAAGCGTACATCCTTGGATAAATATATTAACTGTCGTAAAAATGGCTTGATCGCTATTAGCTTCCGTGAAGGTGATGAGTTGATCGGCGTAAGGCTCACCGATGGTTCACAATCTATTATCCTTGGAACTGAACAAGGGATGTCCATTCATTTCAATGAGACGGATGTACGAGAAATGGGACGTTCTGCCACAGGTGTTAAGGGAATTACCCTTGATAATGACGATTATGTGATCGATGTGGGCATTCTTCGTGAAAATACGACGGTCTTAACCGTATCGAAGAATGGGTATGGTAAGCGTACCTATAGCGATGAATATCGTCAGCAAACCAGAGGTGGAAAAGGTATTAAGACGATGAACGTCACCGATAAAACAGGTCCTCTTGTTGGTATGAAGGTCGTCAGTGAACAAGACGATCTAATGGTCGTTACTGCAACCGGTGTAATTATCCGAGTCTCGACTGAAGAAATCTCTACGATGGGACGCTATACCCAAGGCGTTCGTGTCATGAAGGTAGAGGACGAACAAGAAGTAGCTACCGTAGCTCTCGTTCAAAAAGATGATGAGGAAGAAGTGTAAAAATAATAATATTCTTCTATATTAGAAAGAATGCAGGAGTTTTATCCTGCATTCTTTTTCTCTAATTGCTTGAAACTTGAAATCTATATAGAATATAAGTAATAGGGGAATGGAGGAAAAAAGATGGAGACCAATTTTCAAAAAGTTGTGAGCGAAGGCCAGTTTGAAGAAAAAGAAGTGGAATTACTTTCAGTTCCTGTAGGAAGTATCTTGGCTGTTCCAGTCTATTCTCCTCTAGGTGCTTTACTTTTGGAGCGGGGGCGCACCATAGGCCAACGAGAAAAAGAAATGTTAAAAGCATTTAAGATAAATAAGATTCGTATTCAAATAGACAAAAAAATTCAAGTGAAAACTGCGAATAAGCAAGTAGACACTTCAACTCAACCAGCAACTGTTCAGCCTCAAGCCATTACTTCTTCAGAACAAATCCAGAGGATGAAAGAAGAATGGAAGAAAGAGTATGAAGAGAGCGTTAAGTTAATTGAGAAAGTGATGATTCATGTTCAAACTGGTGGGAAGGTTCCTGTATTAGAAATTCGAAAAAACCTTGAGAATATGCTACAACAGGTTTCCACTTCACCAAGTTTAATGATGAGTATCGAAACCGTACGTAATGTTGACTTATATACTTATCATCATTCCACAGCAGTTGCCATATTAGCTCCAATGCTAGCTAAATGGTCAGGTCTCCCTGAAAATGAACAGATGCAAATTGCTTTAGCAGGGATGCTCTTGGACATCGGGAAGAGTAAGATCGATTCGACCATCCTGCAGAAACCAGGAGCACTTACACAAGCAGAATATGAAGAGATGAAACAGCATACCGTTTTAGGGTATCAAATTTTGAAAGATACACCT
Above is a genomic segment from Rubeoparvulum massiliense containing:
- a CDS encoding HD-GYP domain-containing protein — protein: METNFQKVVSEGQFEEKEVELLSVPVGSILAVPVYSPLGALLLERGRTIGQREKEMLKAFKINKIRIQIDKKIQVKTANKQVDTSTQPATVQPQAITSSEQIQRMKEEWKKEYEESVKLIEKVMIHVQTGGKVPVLEIRKNLENMLQQVSTSPSLMMSIETVRNVDLYTYHHSTAVAILAPMLAKWSGLPENEQMQIALAGMLLDIGKSKIDSTILQKPGALTQAEYEEMKQHTVLGYQILKDTPGLSSGVALAALQHHEREDGTGYPLGLTGDKIHPYGKIIAICDIYHAMVSNRVYRKGSSPFLVFDQLLNDAFGRLDPNLVHIFVRNMMDLSVGEVVKLNNGEIGKIIFITSYAPTRPMIEVNGNIIDLNLHRDLHILEII